Proteins encoded together in one Impatiens glandulifera chromosome 1, dImpGla2.1, whole genome shotgun sequence window:
- the LOC124919412 gene encoding receptor protein kinase TMK1-like has protein sequence MKIPTGIGFFLALISSIFILVHSQTNPTDSDVMISLKKSLNPSPELGWSDPDPCNWKHISCSDDKRVTRIQIGHQNLQGTLSPNLSYLTRLERLELQWNNISGPLPTLRNFTSLQVIMLSNNQFTSIPSDFFSGMTSLQSVEIDNNPFSSWELPESLRDASTLQNFSANNANITGKIPDFFGPDEFPGLVNLHLAFNSLDGGLPSSFSGSQIESIWVNGQKSDSKLTGDIDVIQNMTFLKEAWFHSNGFSGPLPDFSGLMNLESLSLRDNHFTGPIPLSLMNLTSLKIVNLTNNMFQGPTPKFANSVSLDLSDDTNSFCLPEPIDCDPRVNTLLSIAKSTGYPERLAENWKGNDPCLNWFGITCNNGNITIVNFEKMGLNGSISPDFASLKSLQRLVLADNNFTGTIPQELSALPSLAEIDVSNNRLHGKIPSFRSNVIVNTNGNPDIGKPEDNSATPGSSSNDNNGSKKGPGSRNGSEQSKNWIGIVVLSILGAIILTLLIGLTVFCFYKRKQKRFSQVQSPNAMVIHPRFSGSDNDSVKITVAGSSVSVGAMSETHAFPGSESGDNIQMGESTSNMVISIQVLKNVTNNFSKENILGQGGFGTVYKGELHDGTKIAVKRMESGVITGKGLSEFKSEIAVLTKVRHRNLVALLGYCLDGNEKLLVYEYMPQGTLSRHLFSWAVEGIKPLEWTRRLTIALDVARGVEYLHNLAHQSFIHRDLKPSNILLGDDMRAKVGDFGLVRLAPEGKGSIETRIAGTFGYLAPEYAVTGRVTTKVDVFSFGVILMELITGRKALDESQPEESMHLVTWFRRIHLNKDGFRKAIDPSIDATEDEVFASISTVAELAGHCSAREPYQRPDMGHAVNVLSSLVEIWKPSDQNSDDIYGIDFDMSLPQALKKWQAFEGRSQMESTSSSSFLPSMDNTQTSIPTRPYGFAESFNSLDGR, from the exons ATGAAAATTCCAACTGGGATAGGGTTCTTTCTTGCCTTAATTTCTTCAATCTTCATCTTGGTTCATTCTCAGACTAACCCAACAGATTCCGATGTGATGATATCTTTAAAGAAGAGCTTAAACCCGTCTCCTGAACTTGGTTGGTCCGACCCAGATCCTTGCAACTGGAAACATATTAGCTGCTCTGATGATAAACGGGTCACCCGTATTCAAATCGGGCATCAGAATCTTCAAGGTACTCTCTCCCCTAATCTCTCTTATCTAACTCGACTTGAGAGATTAGAGCTTCAATGGAACAACATTTCAGGGCCATTACCCACTTTGAGAAACTTTACTTCATTACAAGTTATAATGCTTAGTAATAACCAGTTTACTTCAATTCCTTCTGATTTCTTCTCCGGCATGACGTCACTACAATCCGTTGAGATTGATAATAACCCGTTTTCGTCTTGGGAATTACCCGAAAGTCTCCGTGATGCCTCGACGTTGCAGAATTTCTCGGCAAATAATGCCAATATCACTGGAAAAATACCCGATTTCTTTGGTCCGGATGAGTTTCCGGGTCTTGTGAATCTGCATTTGGCTTTCAATTCGTTGGATGGAGGATTACCATCTAGCTTTTCCGGTTCACAAATTGAATCCATTTGGGTAAACGGGCAAAAGAGTGATAGTAAGCTCACCGGAGATATAGATGTTATTCAGAACATGACGTTTCTAAAAGAAGCTTGGTTTCACTCAAATGGGTTTTCGGGTCCATTGCCTGATTTCTCGGGTTTGATGAATTTGGAGAGTTTGAGTCTTAGGGATAATCACTTCACCGGTCCTATTCCTTTGTCTTTGATGAATCTCACTTCCTTAAAGATTGTCAATTTGACTAATAACATGTTTCAAGGACCAACTCCTAAGTTTGCGAATTCGGTTTCTCTCGATTTATCCGACGATACCAACAGCTTTTGCCTGCCCGAACCGATTGACTGCGACCCGCGTGTGAACACATTGCTATCCATCGCCAAATCCACGGGTTATCCTGAAAGATTAGCCGAGAATTGGAAGGGAAATGACCCTTGTTTGAATTGGTTCGGAATAACTTGTAACAACGGGAATATTACTATAGTAAATTTCGAGAAAATGGGTCTAAACGGGTCAATTTCGCCCGATTTCGCCTCGCTCAAGTCCCTTCAAAGGCTAGTTCTTGCCGATAACAATTTCACGGGCACCATCCCGCAAGAGCTCTCTGCATTGCCATCCCTAGCCGAAATCGACGTATCGAACAATCGCCTTCACGGGAAAATCCCATCTTTTCGGAGCAATGTGATCGTGAACACAAATGGTAATCCCGATATCGGAAAGCCAGAGGATAATTCCGCCACACCCGGATCTTCGTCGAATGATAACAACGGGTCTAAAAAAGGACCCGGGTCGAGAAACGGGTCAGAACAGTCCAAGAATTGGATTGGAATCGTCGTGCTCTCGATTCTTGGTGCTATCATCTTGACATTATTAATCGGTTTAACTGTTTTTTGTTTCTACAAGAGAAAACAAAAGCGGTTCAGCCAAGTTCAGAGCCCAAACGCGATGGTAATCCACCCCCGCTTCTCGGGATCAGACAACGACAGCGTGAAGATAACCGTGGCGGGCTCGAGCGTGAGCGTGGGCGCAATGAGCGAAACGCACGCATTTCCCGGGAGTGAAAGCGGGGACAACATTCAAATGGGGGAGAGCACGAGTAACATGGTAATTTCCATCCAAGTGTTGAAGAACGTTACTAACAACTTTAGCAAAGAAAACATATTGGGACAAGGCGGTTTCGGCACGGTTTACAAAGGGGAATTGCACGACGGGACAAAAATCGCGGTTAAGAGAATGGAATCGGGTGTTATTACGGGCAAAGGGTTGTCGGAGTTCAAGTCGGAGATCGCGGTTTTGACTAAGGTTAGACATAGGAACCTGGTGGCTCTCTTAGGTTATTGTTTGGATGGAAATGAGAAGTTGCTTGTGTATGAATACATGCCTCAAGGAACACTTAGCCGTCATTTGTTTAGTTGGGCGGTTGAAGGAATTAAACCGTTAGAATGGACAAGAAGATTGACTATAGCTTTGGATGTGGCTAGGGGAGTTGAGTATCTTCATAATTTGGCTCATCAAAGCTTCATTCATAGAGATTTGAAGCCTTCCAATATTCTTCTTGGCGATGATATGAGGGCGAAGGTTGGGGATTTTGGTCTAGTTCGTCTCGCACCCGAAGGGAAAGGTTCCATTGAAACTCGAATAGCCGGAACCTTCGGTTATCTTGCTCCCGAGTATGCAG TGACTGGCCGAGTTACAACTAAGGTCGACGTGTTCAGTTTTGGAGTAATCTTGATGGAGTTGATAACGGGAAGGAAAGCATTGGACGAGAGCCAACCGGAGGAGAGTATGCATCTAGTAACATGGTTCCGAAGAATCCATCTTAACAAGGATGGTTTTAGGAAAGCGATTGACCCTTCCATAGACGCGACCGAGGATGAAGTGTTTGCAAGTATAAGCACGGTGGCTGAGCTCGCGGGACATTGTTCCGCCAGGGAGCCATACCAGAGGCCCGACATGGGGCACGCGGTGAATGTACTTTCGTCGCTTGTGGAGATTTGGAAGCCGTCGGATCAGAACTCCGACGACATATACGGCATAGACTTTGACATGTCATTGCCGCAGGCTCTTAAGAAATGGCAAGCGTTTGAAGGGAGAAGTCAAATGGAATCGACTTCTTCGTCGTCGTTTCTTCCTAGCATGGATAACACGCAAACGAGCATACCTACTCGACCGTATGGATTCGCGGAGTCGTTTAATTCGTTGGATGGGAGGTGA